A stretch of the Candidatus Zixiibacteriota bacterium genome encodes the following:
- a CDS encoding replicative DNA helicase, which produces MRQERKTRRSSRQNFSQSPPPASIDAEQQILGSILMDPDAINVSASLIPGPEAFFAPPHQYIYQAMLSLYEEGKPVDITMTTEKLQADGLLNIAGGRIYLIDLIDGIVTTAHIKHYIGILLQKYQLRRLVERGNEIIAQAYEYGTEPADVAPLIQEAVDIVSSSGKTATIVRAADIIPDLLSELDEVNQGNKELGFKTHIDDLNKIMRFRPGQLIIISARPSEGKSALLLNFCEYISQRLKQKTVLFSLEMEAKEIFLRQLLSRARVSSQRFISDINIQDNRWSEVVLAGDYLSKEGSNFLVCDQPGLTPLQIRAIAKEEDRKGKIGLIAIDYLTLVTPDNIKRSANREQDVANMTRSFKLLAREFRVPVLLCAQLNRNVDKGEKRRKPRLSDLRESGAIEQDADVVIFIHHDGDKINRKCCLIVDKNRGGRTAEVPVVWVPEYVRFEGALEE; this is translated from the coding sequence ATGCGGCAAGAAAGGAAGACAAGGAGGTCTTCAAGGCAAAACTTTTCACAGAGTCCACCCCCGGCCTCCATAGACGCTGAACAGCAGATTCTTGGCTCTATTCTGATGGACCCGGATGCCATCAACGTCTCGGCCTCACTGATCCCTGGTCCGGAAGCCTTCTTCGCTCCCCCACATCAATATATCTATCAGGCGATGCTCTCTCTCTATGAAGAGGGTAAGCCCGTCGATATAACCATGACCACCGAAAAGCTTCAGGCCGACGGGCTACTCAACATCGCCGGCGGCCGGATATATCTTATTGACCTGATAGACGGTATCGTCACCACCGCCCATATCAAGCATTACATCGGAATTCTCCTTCAAAAATACCAACTGCGCCGGCTGGTCGAACGAGGCAATGAGATTATCGCACAGGCTTACGAATACGGAACCGAGCCGGCCGACGTGGCGCCATTGATTCAAGAAGCGGTAGATATTGTTTCGAGCTCAGGCAAAACGGCAACAATTGTCCGCGCGGCTGACATTATACCTGACCTCTTAAGCGAACTCGACGAGGTTAATCAAGGGAATAAAGAGTTAGGATTTAAGACTCATATTGACGACCTCAATAAAATTATGCGGTTCCGCCCGGGACAGCTTATTATTATCTCCGCCCGGCCGAGCGAAGGGAAAAGCGCCCTACTTCTGAACTTCTGCGAATATATCTCTCAACGGCTAAAGCAGAAAACCGTTCTTTTTAGTCTCGAAATGGAAGCCAAAGAAATATTCCTACGTCAGCTTCTCAGCCGCGCTCGTGTCTCCAGCCAACGTTTTATCTCCGACATTAACATCCAGGATAATCGTTGGTCTGAAGTTGTCTTGGCGGGCGACTACCTCAGTAAAGAGGGCTCAAATTTCCTGGTCTGTGACCAACCTGGATTGACCCCATTGCAAATTCGGGCCATCGCCAAAGAAGAAGACCGGAAAGGCAAAATTGGACTAATAGCGATTGATTATCTCACCTTAGTAACGCCCGACAACATCAAGAGGTCAGCTAACCGTGAACAGGATGTGGCGAATATGACGCGCTCTTTCAAGCTTTTAGCGAGGGAGTTTCGCGTGCCGGTTCTACTCTGTGCCCAGCTTAACCGGAATGTTGACAAGGGTGAAAAGCGGCGAAAACCCCGACTTTCGGACCTCCGCGAATCCGGCGCCATAGAGCAGGACGCCGATGTCGTCATATTCATCCATCATGACGGGGATAAAATCAACCGCAAGTGCTGCCTGATTGTCGATAAAAATCGCGGCGGGAGAACCGCGGAGGTACCGGTCGTTTGGGTGCCGGAATATGTGAGATTTGAGGGAGCTCTTGAGGAGTAA
- a CDS encoding helix-turn-helix domain-containing protein — MRKETAKLQVRFLVVINQIPFYLRGREFEYLARLAAHRKRIYLLQREDQNNFVWQKLDGWMHLDNLVDHCPALRHNVSRYIYRLRKALGKFGEAIENDKKRHYRLNWPGENIDFDSKEIRKYPYRAIMDIGLADWKEREKRCIKA, encoded by the coding sequence ATGCGCAAAGAGACAGCCAAACTACAGGTTCGCTTCCTGGTCGTTATAAATCAGATTCCGTTTTATCTACGTGGCCGGGAATTTGAATATCTCGCCCGCCTGGCGGCACATCGGAAGCGGATTTACCTGCTACAGAGAGAAGACCAGAACAACTTCGTATGGCAGAAGCTGGACGGGTGGATGCATCTGGACAATCTGGTCGACCATTGCCCGGCCCTTCGGCATAATGTCTCCCGCTATATCTACCGTTTGCGGAAGGCGCTGGGGAAATTCGGCGAAGCAATCGAAAACGACAAAAAGCGGCATTATCGATTAAACTGGCCGGGGGAGAATATCGATTTTGACAGTAAGGAGATCCGGAAATATCCCTACCGGGCCATTATGGATATCGGATTGGCCGACTGGAAGGAGCGTGAAAAGAGATGCATAAAGGCATAG